In Anaerolineales bacterium, the following are encoded in one genomic region:
- a CDS encoding Pr6Pr family membrane protein, protein MNKPSRLAYVRLFFGWLTLFAIFTQFGISMSLGFSPVSFFSYFTNISNILVSLILIISAYRLWLGREPSLQDDLIRGAGVVYITVVGLVYVVLLRGQDLGALLPWVNTQTHIVMPLVVIADWLWQPPKHKLELRHALPWLAFPLLYLVYSLVRGAMIGWYPYEFLNPSVVGGYGGVAVYCLGILVAFFIISWLWITLANWRRGNRT, encoded by the coding sequence ATGAATAAACCTAGCCGCCTTGCGTATGTCCGGCTGTTCTTCGGCTGGTTGACCTTGTTCGCCATCTTCACACAGTTTGGCATCTCCATGTCGCTTGGCTTCAGCCCGGTGAGTTTCTTTAGTTATTTCACCAATATCAGCAATATTCTGGTGTCGCTGATCTTGATCATTTCGGCCTATCGCCTGTGGCTGGGCCGTGAACCCTCTCTGCAGGATGACCTGATCCGCGGCGCCGGCGTGGTCTACATCACCGTGGTCGGCTTGGTTTATGTTGTGCTGCTGCGCGGCCAGGACCTGGGGGCGTTGCTGCCTTGGGTGAACACCCAAACGCACATTGTGATGCCCTTGGTGGTGATCGCCGACTGGCTGTGGCAGCCGCCCAAGCACAAGTTGGAGCTGCGTCATGCGCTGCCCTGGTTGGCCTTCCCGCTGCTCTACCTGGTGTATTCGCTGGTGCGCGGCGCCATGATCGGCTGGTATCCCTATGAATTCCTGAACCCCAGCGTGGTTGGCGGTTACGGCGGCGTGGCGGTCTACTGCCTGGGTATTTTGGTGGCTTTCTTCATTATTAGCTGGCTGTGGATCACGCTGGCCAACTGGCGGCGCGGCAACCGGACCTAA
- a CDS encoding GNAT family N-acetyltransferase has translation MSPEVTLREIEDSDLPILYEQQRDPEAVRMAAFPAREEADFMAHWARVRSNPDNILLAILADGEVAGSIMSWEMEGQREVGYGVGRAFWGRGIATQALRQLLAQLPQRPLFGYTAVHNTASMRVLEKCSFVQVGQSKGVLNVDGELVDEIVFRLD, from the coding sequence ATGAGCCCTGAAGTGACTTTACGCGAAATCGAGGACAGCGATCTGCCCATTCTGTACGAGCAGCAGCGCGACCCGGAAGCCGTGCGCATGGCCGCCTTCCCGGCCCGTGAAGAGGCTGATTTCATGGCGCACTGGGCCAGGGTACGCAGCAACCCAGACAACATCTTGCTGGCCATCCTGGCGGACGGTGAAGTGGCCGGCAGTATCATGTCCTGGGAGATGGAGGGCCAGCGTGAGGTGGGGTATGGCGTAGGGCGGGCTTTCTGGGGGCGGGGCATCGCAACCCAGGCGCTGCGCCAATTGTTGGCGCAGTTGCCGCAGCGTCCGCTGTTTGGCTATACGGCAGTGCACAACACTGCTTCTATGCGTGTGCTGGAGAAATGCAGCTTTGTGCAGGTTGGCCAGTCCAAAGGCGTGCTGAACGTGGATGGCGAGCTGGTGGATGAAATTGTCTTTCGCCTGGATTGA